acctGAGCCGGGggtggaattaaaaaaaaaaaacacaaccacacCACCAAAGCACATCAGCTCAGCACCGTCGCAGGACGCATCCGGGCGCAGTCGGGGCGGGCACGGAGCGCACTGGTGGAGGTGGGCCGTGCCTGCGGGCGGGCGGCccggggggagggggaaaggtTGAGCGGGGAGCGACGTGGGGTGCGGGGGGCGGTGGGGTTGGAGGGGTTGAAGGGGTTGAGGCTCGCACCCCTTTCCCACTCCCCCCACGCTGTGATTGCGGGTAGGGTGGAGCGGCGGCACGGGGTGGCAAAAGGGGTTGGGGAACAACGGGGAGAACGGAGCTGCCGTTGTACGCGGTGGGTCAGAGCGCGGTTGTAGGGAAAAGCCATCCCGTCGGGTTCGGGTGCTGCCCGGCTCGATGGGGTGCGGGGCTTTGGGGTGGTTGGGGAGCCCCGTTTCACCGACGGGACGCTCGTCCTCTGGTGTCCGGTCCCAGCGGGGCGGCACTGAGATGCCACCACTTCCTGAGACGCGCCCGCATCGGGTGGCACTGCCCAGCACCGGGCGGGCACAGCCGGGCGGCCGCAGCACGGCTCCCGTGGCAGCCGCGTGTCCCTTTGTCACCGCAGCCCCGTGGGGATTTGTCCCCACCTCACTGCAGTGCACACTCCGAGCTCGCAGCTTCCGTGGGGAAGGCACAGCGCTGCGGCTTTGGGGACAAATAACGCCGTTGGGTTTTATTTCGTGCACTCAGGTTTTGGCCGCCCATGGTGGTCGCTGGTGGCCCAAGTGCTCGGGCACGCCGAGGGACCCAGCGCGGCCATGTAGAGCAGATGGGGACGGGATGAGCCCTGCGCTGcgcctgctgctgtccctggcCAGCTGCGCCCTGCTGCGAGGTGAGCCCAAAACGTGCCGGGGAGGGCGGGTGGTTGGGCAAAGCCTTGCGATGGGCGCAGCGTGGCCAAGGAGGGAAGGGGCGTGCTGCTGATGGGGTGCTGCCAGGGGGAGCAAACAGCCTGACGTCCTTCTGCTCCCCCAGGTACACCGCTGCCCCCCCGGGGGGTGCGGCTGTGGGCTCAGAACTTCCACGTGCAGCTGCGGTGGGAGCCCGACCCGCAGGCACCGAACGGGACCGCGTACCAGGTGGAGTGGAGGAAGAGGTAGGTGGAGCCCGGGGATTGCTTCCCTGCAGCGAACATCCCATAATAAGGCAGTGGCAGGGTCTGCTCAGGAGGGGCCCTCCTGGGTTCTGACCTCCTTCAAGGATGGAGGCGCCTCTTTCCCTCTGCTGTTGGTCGCCCCATTCCCTCTGTTGGTCCCCGTTggtaaaattaagaaaaagggATTTAGGTTTCTTTTGGGTTTAGgcttgctgggtttttttttcccccccttatGCTTAAATGGAAATTCTTCAATCCATTCAATCCATCTTCATCTCAAATCACGCTTTCTGCCCTTCCACTGGGCATCACCAAGAAGATCATTGCTCCTCTCCATGTGGATTGGGTCCCTCTGCTCCAAGCCTTTTGGGGCTGAGCCTTCCCAGccttcatccccatcccacagaTGCCCCAACTATCAGAAGCTCTCCCCTAGAAGCTCATCCTCTTGGACCTTCTCTGGGCTCTCCAGCACACAATAAGCCATTGCTGCTGCACAGGCGGTGCTTGgttcccccccagccccacacctcactCCCCAACCCCAGCTGGCCAGGCACAGTAGATGGGTGATGGATTTTCCTATCCTGTCGTTGTTTCCATGGGCAGAACCTCCCGCTGGACCAGGGCAGACACCTGTGGGGGGAACAGCACCGGCTCATCCTGGGTGTGTGAGCTGCGTTGTGACGACATCCATGGTATCTACTGGGCGAGGGTGAGAGCAGTGCAGGATGGCGAGCCGTCCCCGTGGGTCAGTTCCAACGAGCTGCTGCCATACAGAGACAGTAAGGAGCCTTCATctgcattcctgctgctcttgGGGGGTCCTACAAGAGGTGGGAGAAGCATCATTCCCAGAGAATGATCGTTCCTGAAGAACTAAGACCCCCATCTCCTTCTTTAAGACACCCACCTCATGCTGGGAAGGGCTTCGTGCCgcctcctctttattttttccctctccctacAGCAACTGTGGGCCCCCCCACCTTATCCTGGCAGCTCCAGGGCCACAACCTCAGCATTAAACTCAGTGCACCGCTCACCCCGTACCAGAGCAGGCATGGATCCTACAAACCGCTCAGCAGAGTGCTGCGGAAGCTGCGGTACCACCTGCGTCTGTACCATGGGGATGTGCTCCAGCAGGAGGTGTGTGGTGGGGCAGGGGGCCCAGGGGAGGGGGCACAGGGGTGCTCTGAAGCCCATATCCCATTGTGTTTGGGTGATAGCATGAGGGCTTGGAATTGGTGGTACCCACAAGGTTGTCCCACATGTGGACAAGAGGGTAGGAGATAGGGGTGGTTTGCATCCCAAAGATGGGTCTTCTGGCCTGGGGACCCCTTCCTTCTTCCAGATTGTGTGCAGCATAAAAAATGAATGGTTATGGGATGAAAGCATCCCTTTGCCATTGTGTAACAGTCACTAGGACCTTGGCCTTCTGCTTGCAGGTGCCCTGCAGGTGGACCACCAGGAAAGCATCATGTACCTTCAGGTTCCTGATGCCCAGCACGCAGTACTGCATCCGCACGGTGGCAGTGGGCATAGCCCCACAGCGGAGCCTGGAGGCTGAGCAGTGCCTGGTGACACCAGCAGGTCCTGCAGGTGAAAGTTCAGTGTCACTGAGGACACATGGCAGGATGTGGGTCACACAGCCCACGTGGAGCCCTCAGGTTGGGGCTGGACCCAGCTAGTGGGATGCCATTATTGGGGCTGATGGGGactttccctgcagccttcccctGGGTGCTCCTGGCTGCGATGGTTGCTGCCCTCCCACTGCTGAGTGTGCCTGCTGTCTGCCTGACCTGTGTGTACATCTTCCCGAAGTCCTCTGAAATGCACCTCCCAAAAATGCTGGTGAGCGACCACCTTGCACGCAGGGCTCTTGGGGtctgcagccctgtgcatgCCATGCTGCTTTTGGCTTTGCTGTGAGGGGTGCAGCCCCACCAGGGTGCCGTGGttctgctggagcagagaaTGTGAGCTCTATCCTTGGAGCAGCACCAGGGCGAAGCTGACCTGAAGTGTTCTCAGCTGTGTATCCCTGTTCCCTAcggcagtgagcagggacagcCCGGCTCCCCACATCCCACTGCCCCCTGCATTCCCATATCCCAGTGCTCAGGGCGACCTGGCAGGCTAAGCAGTTCCCCATGCAGCACAGGGGGAGGCATCCAGCTGGTCAGCCTACCCTGCTGGTATCAGTGCTAAGGATTGGCTTCTGCACTGGGTTTGCTTGTGCGTGAAGGGGTTGCCCGgcaccagcacccagcagcgCTGTGGTTGTAGCACACCAGCGCTGATCGCTTTGCTGTCTGCTTCCCTCCAggctctgctgcccagcagcgCTGCAGTGCCCaccctggagctgcaggaggttgcaccagccccactgctgccagcccccAGCGAGCACCCAGCACccgcagccccactgctgctgggggggTGGTGTTTCCAGGAGAGGAGCGGTTACTGCCCCAATGGGTTTGGGATGGAGTGGCACGAGGGTAGGACTGCACCCAGCTACCAGCCAAGCTCCTGGGCACCAGCACTGGAGGAGGACGAGGATGAAAGCGACAGGGATGCTGCGGCGGTGTCTCCAACCAGCAGTGTGATGGATGGGGACTATGGGACATCAGAGACGTGGCTCTCCCCGCACCTCCAGCTTTATTCCACAGCTCTTGGAGCGGGCAGCGGCCTTCTTCCTGCCCTGAACACCATCAGCTTCAGCCCTGGTGAGCTGCAGGAGGACGCAGCTGGGTCCTGGGTACCACTCAGCTCTGTGAGGTTACCGGGGACCGAGCTGGGGGTGGATGACAGCAGCACGCAGCAATGGGGCTGTCCCTGCATGCTGCCCAGCTGGCACACAGGCACACCTCAcgaggaggaggcagcagcacccCCAGAGCATCGCTTTGCCTTGCTGGGGGCTCCTGAAGCAGAGTGCGAGGAGTGAGAGCCACCACCCAACCCCCACATCTTTATTTATCCCCCTGTGGCTGTAGATGTGTGCGTGAATAGGGCACGGCCTGATGCAGATCTGTACCTGTGCACACACAGACATCTCTTGGTTAGAgattttttggtgttttttttccaatttgtcaGGACTGTGCAgttattattactttttcaaTAATACTAATTTATTGCTGAAAGCTCTTTGCTGTGCCTGGAGCCTCTGTGCCACAGGGCACTGCTGCAACAAGAGGGTTCTCCATCCGTCCCTTCGTGCTTCGTGGCCCCGCTGTGCCGCCCACCCCGGGGGGGggtgaagcagcagaagagcgTGAAACAGGAAAGGTGAGAGTGGAAAAAGGCGAAGCTTTGTGACAT
The Lagopus muta isolate bLagMut1 chromosome 13, bLagMut1 primary, whole genome shotgun sequence genome window above contains:
- the LOC125699849 gene encoding interleukin-22 receptor subunit alpha-1-like isoform X1, with the protein product MGCGALGWLGSPVSPTGRSSSGVRSQRGGTEMPPLPETRPHRVALPSTGRAQPGGRSTAPVAAACPFVTAAPWGFVPTSLQCTLRARSFRGEGTALRLWGQITPLGFISCTQVLAAHGGRWWPKCSGTPRDPARPCRADGDGMSPALRLLLSLASCALLRGTPLPPRGVRLWAQNFHVQLRWEPDPQAPNGTAYQVEWRKRTSRWTRADTCGGNSTGSSWVCELRCDDIHGIYWARVRAVQDGEPSPWVSSNELLPYRDTTVGPPTLSWQLQGHNLSIKLSAPLTPYQSRHGSYKPLSRVLRKLRYHLRLYHGDVLQQEVPCRWTTRKASCTFRFLMPSTQYCIRTVAVGIAPQRSLEAEQCLVTPAGPAAFPWVLLAAMVAALPLLSVPAVCLTCVYIFPKSSEMHLPKMLALLPSSAAVPTLELQEVAPAPLLPAPSEHPAPAAPLLLGGWCFQERSGYCPNGFGMEWHEGRTAPSYQPSSWAPALEEDEDESDRDAAAVSPTSSVMDGDYGTSETWLSPHLQLYSTALGAGSGLLPALNTISFSPGELQEDAAGSWVPLSSVRLPGTELGVDDSSTQQWGCPCMLPSWHTGTPHEEEAAAPPEHRFALLGAPEAECEE
- the LOC125699849 gene encoding interleukin-22 receptor subunit alpha-1-like isoform X2 encodes the protein MSPALRLLLSLASCALLRGTPLPPRGVRLWAQNFHVQLRWEPDPQAPNGTAYQVEWRKRTSRWTRADTCGGNSTGSSWVCELRCDDIHGIYWARVRAVQDGEPSPWVSSNELLPYRDTTVGPPTLSWQLQGHNLSIKLSAPLTPYQSRHGSYKPLSRVLRKLRYHLRLYHGDVLQQEVPCRWTTRKASCTFRFLMPSTQYCIRTVAVGIAPQRSLEAEQCLVTPAGPAAFPWVLLAAMVAALPLLSVPAVCLTCVYIFPKSSEMHLPKMLALLPSSAAVPTLELQEVAPAPLLPAPSEHPAPAAPLLLGGWCFQERSGYCPNGFGMEWHEGRTAPSYQPSSWAPALEEDEDESDRDAAAVSPTSSVMDGDYGTSETWLSPHLQLYSTALGAGSGLLPALNTISFSPGELQEDAAGSWVPLSSVRLPGTELGVDDSSTQQWGCPCMLPSWHTGTPHEEEAAAPPEHRFALLGAPEAECEE